From one Dysidea avara chromosome 9, odDysAvar1.4, whole genome shotgun sequence genomic stretch:
- the LOC136266677 gene encoding uncharacterized protein, which produces MTNPKFVHIIWTGTELHSVQASRTVVQGEIKPGEDITAKWKGRSYGATIVAVGNDKPPLVAAMKKACEPDTVQQLKSLKCKQKAAQKSIQKARKEFHSEFYEEEEEVPPLPPPLPIMQLMSTTTTVPVTTMQDILPTTNTGHHVVPALQAATLPTTTHHVIPSLPAATLPTTRHHVLPALPAATLPTTRHHVIPALPAATLPTTRQHVIPALPAATLPTTRHHVTPSLPAATLPSTSHHVVPAFPAATFPTTSHHFIPALPAATLPTTSHQVEPAATLQPPPLFADLLDDGLLEVLRSVEQSEGGLNDVQPFVSLSREVADIKERLARLEDIISSNSSSIRKTNDGSATVQLILSNTTLGWKLALRKLLLLKFGVNMLGNSCAVGRKDAKFNKLDEAKLLEIKEMIFATYAGTENSKDLTPQTFNSVVNSACAVARRSAKNMT; this is translated from the exons ATGACAAACCCAAAGTTTGTACACATTATTTGGACTGGTACTGAACTACACAGTGTACAGGCATCTAGGACTGTGGTTCAAGGGGAGATAAAACCTGGGGAAGACATAACAGCTAAATGGAAGGGGAGATCATATGGAGCAACAATTGTGGCAGTTG GTAATGACAAACCTCCACTTGTCGCCGCGATGAAAAAGGCATGTGAGCCTGACACAGTCCAACAACTTAAATCTTTAAAATGCAAgcaaaaagctgctcaaaagtCGATTCAAAAGGCAAGGAAAGAATTTCATAGTGAATTTTATGAAGAGGAGGAAGAAGTACCTCCACTGCCACCACCATTGCCAATAATGCAGTTGATGTCCACCACCACCACTGTACCAGTTACCACCATGCAAGACATCCTACCCACTACTAACACTGGCCACCATGTTGTACCAGCACTCCAAGCAGCTACCTTACCAACTACCACCCACCATGTTATACCATCACTTCCAGCAGCTACCTTACCAACTACCAGACACCATGTTTTACCAGCACTCCCAGCAGCTACCTTACCAACTACCAGACACCATGTTATACCAGCACTTCCAGCAGCTACCTTACCAACTACCAGACAACATGTTATACCAGCACTCCCAGCAGCTACCTTACCAACTACCAGACACCATGTTACACCATCACTTCCAGCAGCTACCTTACCATCTACCAGCCACCATGTTGTGCCAGCTTTTCCAGCAGCTACCTTTCCAACCACtagccaccattttataccaGCACTTCCAGCAGCTACCTTACCAACCACCAGCCACCAGGTTGAACCAGCAGCTACATTACAACCACCACCACTGTTTGCAGATTTATTAGACGATGGATTGCTGGAAGTCCTAAGATCCGTTGAGCAAAGCGAAGGGGGCTTGAATGATGTACAGCCCTTTGTTAGCCTCAGCAGAGAAGTGGCTGACATTAAAGAGAGGTTGGCACGCTTGGAGGACATAATATCTTCAAACAGTAGTAGCATTCGGAAGACGAATGatggttcagctacagtacaactTATTCTTTCTAACACGACTCTTGGATGGAAACTTGCACTACGCAAACTTTTACTATTGAAGTTTGGGGTAAATATGCTTGGAAATTCCTGTGCTGTGGGAAGAAAAGACGCGAAGTTTAacaaacttgatgaagcaaaGCTGCTCGAAATCAAAG AGATGATCTTTGCTACATACGCTGGAACAGAAAATTCCAAAGACTTAACACCCCAGACTTTCAACAGCGTGGTGAATAGTGCTTGTGCAGTAGCACGAAGATCTGCCAAGAACATGACTTGA
- the LOC136266455 gene encoding uncharacterized protein, producing the protein MPRRTRYHYSKCLYAVKSHVDSPTVERLITDNTCIIANSENEPSIQNQDNNEDVLPDVEMSDDMASNYGDEPYNYGDEPYDYGDEPYREQGYIQDEEQRSYASLDVEHTTTTDKECEPERECSENNHVDEQSDSDLSFSDSDSDHEQFVSESDNNREQKDSDHQQDGQQHNASSPNTDVPLYPGATITLKVTMILLLTFVVRHNLSNEAISDLLYLIELICPKPNLCCTTVHKFKKYFSYLVTPVKLCYYCPTCFSELSAKDTVCSICNSIFQSAKDMAYFLHFSISTQIRALFSKQKFLAGLSHRFQRQKQHIDNYEDVYDGSLYKKLMSPGGVLESMNNLSLLWNVDGIPLFKSSKYSLWPMYFVINELPHRQRILKENCILAGLWFGEAKPNMGIYLKTIVKELITLENPGIVISSPFVPLPFLCKAILLAGSCDLPAKCLVLNSMQFNGNYGCNKCLQSGETFYTSEQGHGHTHVYLFNAMDPTGPKRNADLHEKDAREACQKDTVVNGIKGPSWLMKLQHHDIIAGTSIDYMHCTLLGVMKALLSLWFGTEHSRESYYIGKYVSLVDKRLKEIKPPSIISRKPRAISEHFKYYKASELRSFLLYYSLPVLFGILPPEYWNHFSLLSMSIYILLQPSISNVHLQFCQRSLMKFCHDFQNLYGYRYMSANVHLLLHLPDTVKELGPLWAYSCFHFEGLNGILKGLVRGTHQIDKQLTTSFSYLQHLPALADDFVHMKLYHQAFKRIHYQHNPADNRTTQCPNIQFLGKSFKNSVSASEQVILGCQDLSRVVKYLRIKIHGIPFYSYDWKRNATQRNNSALAYFVNNQIHYGIAKSFYHDTLCSSVYCVLTKLIPCDGPCDNTPHVSTFMPYNQASEIIAIPVEQILGPCVYISFASVKDYVYVAMLVNTLEKD; encoded by the exons ATGCCTAGACGAACTCGTTACCATTACAGCAAGTGTCTTTATGCAG TCAAATCACACGTTGATTCTCCTACTGTTGAACGTCTtataacag ACAACACTTGCATTATTGCTAACTCTGAAAATGAACCAAGTATACAAAATCAGGACAACAATGAAGATGTGCTACCAGATGTTGAAATGAGTGATGATATGGCTAGTAACTATGGTGATGAGCCATATAACTATGGTGATGAGCCATATGACTATGGTGACGAGCCATACAGAGAACAAGGATACATACAAGATGAAGAACAGAGAAGTTATGCCAGCCTAGATGTTGAgcacactactactactgacAAAGAATGTGAACCAGAGAGAGAGTGTAGTGAAAATAACCATGTGGATGAGCAATCAGACAGTGACCTATCATTCAGTGACTCAGATAGTGACCATGAGCAATTTGTCAGTGAATCAGACAATAACCGTGAACAAAAAGACAGTGACCACCAACAGGACGGTCAGCAACATAATGCTAGTAGTCCTAACACAGATGTCCCTTTATATCCTGGTGCAACAATTACACTGAAAGTAACTATGATTTTACTTCTGACCTTTGTGGTACGTCATAACCTGAGTAACGAAGCAATTTCAGATCTTTTGTACCTCATTGAACTGATTTGCCCAAAGCCAAATTTGTGTTGTACAACTGTACACAAGTTCAAAAAGTATTTTTCCTATTTAGTTACTCCAGTAAAACTGTGTTACTACTGTCCAACTTGCTTCTCGGAACTTTCAGCAAAGGATACAGTTTGCAGCATATGTAATTCAATCTTCCAGTCTGCTAAGGATATGGCTTACTTTTTGCATTTTTCGATATCAACTCAAATCAGGGCTTTGTTCTCAAAACAGAAATTTTTAGCTGGTTTAAGCCATAGGTTTCAGAGGCAGAAGCAACATATAGATAATTACGAAGATGTTTATGATGGATCATTATATAAGAAGCTGATGTCTCCAGGTGGTGTTCTAGAAAGTATGAACAATCTCTCCCTTCTGTGGAACGTTGATGGCATTCCTTTATTTAAGTCATCCAAGTATAGCTTATGGCCTATGTACTTTGTAATTAATGAACTACCACACAGGCAAAGAATTTTGAAGGAAAACTGTATTTTAGCAGGTTTGTGGTTTGGAGAGGCAAAACCAAATATGGGTATTTATTTAAAAACTATTGTAAAGGAGCTGATAACATTGGAGAATCCTGGCATAGTAATTTCTTCTCCCTTCGTACCTTTGCCCTTCCTGTGTAAGGCCATCTTACTAGCAGGAAGCTGTGATCTTCCAGCCAAATGTTTAGTACTGAACTCAATGCAGTTCAATGGTAACTATGGTTGTAACAAGTGCCTTCAATCtggtgaaactttttacacaaGTGAACAAGGTCATGGCCACACTCACGTATATTTATTTAATGCAATGGATCCGACTGGACCAAAACGCAATGCAGATTTACATGAAAAAGATGCCAGAGAAGCTTGCCAGAAAGATACAGTTGTTAATGGCATAAAAGGTCCCAGCTGGTTAATGAAACTACAGCACCATGATATTATTGCTGGCACTTCAATAGATTATATgcattgtacactacttggagTGATGAAGGCCTTATTGTCCTTGTGGTTCGGCACTGAACATAGCAGAGAAAGCTATTATATTGGCAAGTATGTTTCATTAGTTGACAAACGCCTAAAAGAAATTAAGCCTCCATCCATAATCAGCCGGAAACCTCGAGCAATTTCAGAGCACTTCAAATACTACAAGGCCTCAGAGCTCAGGTCCTTTTTACTGTATTACTCCTTGCCAGTTTTATTTGGAATTTTACCTCCTGAATATTGGAATCACTTTTCTTTGTTGTCCATGTCTATCTATATCCTGTTGCAACCTTCAATTTCAAATGTGCACTTACAGTTTTGTCAGAGAtctttaatgaaattttgtcatgATTTTCAAAATTTGTATGGTTACCGGTACATGTCTGCTAATGTACACTTGTTACTCCATCTGCCAGACACAGTGAAAGAGTTGGGCCCACTGTGGGCATATTCTTGTTTTCATTTTGAGGGACTAAATGGAATACTTAAAGGACTTGTTCGTGGAACCCATCAGATTGATAAACAACTCACGACATCATTCTCGTACTTGCAACATTTGCCTGCTCTTGCAGATGATTTTGTACACATGAAATTGTATCACCAGGCTTTTAAGCGCATTCACTACCAGCATAATCCTGCAGATAACAGAACTACTCAATGTCCAAATATACAGTTTTTAGGAAAGTCATTTAAAAATTCAGTATCTGCAAGTGAACAAGTTATTTTAGGTTGCCAAGACCTCTCTCGTGTTGTGAAATACCTACGTATAAAAATTCACGGTATCCCTTTTTACAGTTACGATTGGAAAAGAAATGCAACACAAAGGAATAACTCAGCATTGGCCTACTTTGTGAACAATCAAATTCACTATGGTATTGCAAAAAGTTTTTACCATGACACACTTTGTTCATCAGTGTACTGCGTGCTGACCAAACTGATACCCTGTGATGGTCCATGTGATAACACACCTCATGTTTCAACTTTTATGCCGTACAACCAAGCTTCAGAAATTATAGCGATTCCTGTAGAACAAATATTAGGTCCTTGTGTGTATATTTCTTTTGCTAGTGTGAAAGATTATGTGTATGTAGCAATGCTTGTAAATACATTAGAAAA